One window of the Larus michahellis chromosome 24, bLarMic1.1, whole genome shotgun sequence genome contains the following:
- the LOC141734568 gene encoding scale keratin-like isoform X2, whose amino-acid sequence MACYDVCSPSACGVYRPQPLADSGNEPCVRQCPDSTTVIQPPPVVVTFPGPILSSFPQGSVVGSSGAPVLGGSLGYGSLGGYGSLGGYGSLGGYGGSLGYGGLYGYGGSSLGCGGFYGYGGGSLGYRGLYGYGRSYGSGSCSPYSYRYSRYRRGSCGPC is encoded by the coding sequence ATGGCTTGCTACGATGTGTGCTCCCCCTCCGCCTGTGGTGTCTaccgtccccagcccctggcTGACAGTGGGAATGAGCCGTGTGTCCGTCAGTGCCCTGACTCCACCACTGTGATCCAGCCACCTCCCGTCGTcgtcaccttccccggccccatcctcagctcctttcCCCAGGGTTCTGTTGTGGGGTCCTCTGGAGCTCCTGTCCTTGGGGGCTCCCTGGGCTATGGCAGTCTGGGGGGCTATGGCAGTCTGGGGGGCTATGGCAGTCTGGGGGGCTATGGAGGCTCTCTGGGCTACGGGGGTCTGTATGGCTATGGGGGCTCGTCCCTGGGCTGTGGGGGTTTCTATGGCTATGGGGGGGGCTCCCTGGGTTACAGGGGTCTGTATGGCTATGGTAGATCTTATGGTTCTGGCTCTTGCAGCCCTTACTCCTACCGGTACAGCAGGTACCGCCGTGGCAGCTGTGGGCCCTGCTAA
- the LOC141734569 gene encoding scale keratin-like isoform X2 yields MACYDVCSPSACGVYRPQPLADSGNEPCVRQCPDSTTVIQPPPVVVTFPGPILSSFPQGSVVGSSGAPVLGGSLGYGSLGGYGSLGGYGRGSLGYRGLYGYGRSYGSGSCSPYSYRYSRYRRGSCGPC; encoded by the exons ATGGCTTGCTACGATGTGTGCTCCCCCTCCGCCTGTGGTGTCTaccgtccccagcccctggcTGACAGTGGGAATGAGCCGTGTGTCCGTCAGTGCCCTGACTCCACCACTGTGATCCAGCCACCTCCCGTCGTcgtcaccttccccggccccatcctcagctcctttcCCCAGGGTTCTGTTGTGGGGTCCTCTGGAGCTCCTGTCCTTGGGGGCTCCCTGGGCTATGGCAGTCTGGGGGGCTATGGCAGTCTGGGGGGCTATGGCA GGGGCTCCCTGGGTTACAGGGGTCTGTATGGCTATGGTAGATCTTATGGTTCTGGCTCTTGCAGCCCTTACTCCTACCGGTACAGCAGGTACCGCCGTGGCAGCTGTGGGCCCTGCTAA
- the LOC141734569 gene encoding scale keratin-like isoform X1, translating into MACYDVCSPSACGVYRPQPLADSGNEPCVRQCPDSTTVIQPPPVVVTFPGPILSSFPQGSVVGSSGAPVLGGSLGYGSLGGYGSLGGYGSLGGYGSLGGYGSLGGYGSLGGYGSLGGYGGSSLGCGGGSLGYRGLYGYGRSYGSGSCSPYSYRYSRYRRGSCGPC; encoded by the coding sequence ATGGCTTGCTACGATGTGTGCTCCCCCTCCGCCTGTGGTGTCTaccgtccccagcccctggcTGACAGTGGGAATGAGCCGTGTGTCCGTCAGTGCCCTGACTCCACCACTGTGATCCAGCCACCTCCCGTCGTcgtcaccttccccggccccatcctcagctcctttcCCCAGGGTTCTGTTGTGGGGTCCTCTGGAGCTCCTGTCCTTGGGGGCTCCCTGGGCTATGGCAGTCTGGGGGGCTATGGCAGTCTGGGGGGCTATGGCAGTCTGGGGGGCTATGGCAGTCTGGGGGGCTATGGCAGTCTGGGGGGCTATGGCAGTCTGGGGGGCTATGGCAgtctggggggctatgggggctcaTCCCTGGGCTGTGGAGGGGGCTCCCTGGGTTACAGGGGTCTGTATGGCTATGGTAGATCTTATGGTTCTGGCTCTTGCAGCCCTTACTCCTACCGGTACAGCAGGTACCGCCGTGGCAGCTGTGGGCCCTGCTAA